The sequence ATCTCCTGGGTCATCGCGGCCACGCCCGGCTTGAGCTTGCTCGCATCGATCAGCTGGGAGGCCGGCGGATCGGAGGTGTGGAAGCCCTCCGCGTCCTTGCCGAAAGCCTCCTTCAGCTTGGCGAGCTGGCTGTGGCCGGCGCCGTGGCCGACATAGACCCGCACCCGAAGCCCCTGCTCCTTGGCCTGGTTCAGGAACAGGTTGATGTCCGGGTTGTAGCCGGTGTGGAACAGCACGTCGGGCCGCGCGGCCCGCAGCTTGGTCACCAGGGAGGAGAGATCGGCGGCCTGGATCGAGTAGCCCTCCTTCAGCACCACCTGCATGCCGAGCTTCTTGGCCTCGGACTCGTTGGACGCGGCCACCCCCGCGCCGTAGGGGCCGTCCTCGTGGATGATGGCGGCGCGGATGTCCTTGACCGGCTTCTTCAGCTTGTCCTGCGCGTAGTGGGCGACGTAGTCCACGGTGCCGGTGCCGAAGAGGGTACCGTTGGGCTGGGGCCGGAAGGTGTACTGGAGGTTGCGGTCCTTCACCACCGCGTCCGCGATGGCGGTGGTGATCCAGAGGAACTTCTTCTGCTTGTCGACGCGCTCGGCGATCGGCACCGCGTGGGCGCTCGAGTAGATGCCGGCCAGGATGTCGACCTTCTCGACATTGAGCAGCCGCTCGGCCTCGTTGATCGCCACGTCGGCCTTGGACTGGCTGTCGCCGTCCACCTGGACGATCTTGTACTTGCCGAGCACGCCGCCCTTCTCGTTGACGTAGTCGATGATCATCTTGGCCCCGCGCCAGCAGTTGAGCGAGCCGGCGGCCGAGAAGGGCCCGGAGTGATCGTAGAGGGTGCCGATCTTGATGGTCTGGGCCTGGGCGCGGGCCGGCGCCGCCGAGCCAGCGAGCAGCGCGAGCGCGCCGAGCACGGCCAGGACCGACAGCATGCGTGGAGACTTCATGGTCTGCCTCCTCGGGTGATTGTCCTGCTCAAGGGCTGCCCCGATCGCGGGGCGAGAAAAAAAGTGGCCAACCGTAGCATGCCGGCCCGCGGCGGGTCAAACACTCGGTCAAACGCCGAGGGGCCGGCGGCCGCTCAGGCATCGCGGCGGGCGAGGACGAGCCGCTCGAGGTCGAGGCGGCGCTCCGGTGACCGGGCCGGC is a genomic window of Candidatus Methylomirabilota bacterium containing:
- a CDS encoding ABC transporter substrate-binding protein, with translation MKSPRMLSVLAVLGALALLAGSAAPARAQAQTIKIGTLYDHSGPFSAAGSLNCWRGAKMIIDYVNEKGGVLGKYKIVQVDGDSQSKADVAINEAERLLNVEKVDILAGIYSSAHAVPIAERVDKQKKFLWITTAIADAVVKDRNLQYTFRPQPNGTLFGTGTVDYVAHYAQDKLKKPVKDIRAAIIHEDGPYGAGVAASNESEAKKLGMQVVLKEGYSIQAADLSSLVTKLRAARPDVLFHTGYNPDINLFLNQAKEQGLRVRVYVGHGAGHSQLAKLKEAFGKDAEGFHTSDPPASQLIDASKLKPGVAAMTQEMVKRYKAFEPDIPVNNIAPHVSMGFNNMWILLNDVLPRAIQKHGGFTAEALAAAARETDIPAGGTMQGYGVKFAGEGNPMRGQNERAIAAVYQIVDGQFRHVWPEIIATPNPPVLLPAGSPWAAR